The Acanthochromis polyacanthus isolate Apoly-LR-REF ecotype Palm Island chromosome 17, KAUST_Apoly_ChrSc, whole genome shotgun sequence genome has a window encoding:
- the hunk gene encoding hormonally up-regulated neu tumor-associated kinase homolog A, whose product MPVADSDMVVDNSHGLYEGKTPSSAGSDSVLPASLSSPAADILKNFYHTKRVGNYLIGRKLGEGSFAKVREGLHALTGEKVAVKVIDKRKAKKDSYVTKNLRREGHIQQMIRHPNITQLLDILETENSYYLVMELCPGGNLMNRIYDKKRLDERETQKYIRQLVLAVEHLHRAGVVHRDLKIENLLLDEQDNIKLIDFGLSNCAGILGYSDPFSTQCGSPAYAAPELLSRKKYGPKVDVWSIGVNMYAMLTGTLPFTVEPFSLRALHQKMVDKEMNPLPPSLSTAAICLLKKLLEPDPNKRPNIHQVMADSWLQLANKNTGAPYLNRIHIEEINHTVLLHMTEKMGYKHSEVLSAVLTNRACHTLAVYFLLNKKMKRLSKEYREMQFQEKKKGEKQKNEYFQTQWRKHVDKLTIPPKQTPVYLAVSKGPSKEKKHRTGLLRAITGGHRNSPLAPPGTVASSSMEYLEIHPLFPNTPQQRRRLATLPQVNTSPEHNIPAPPAPSPIGMHSFGSLSKAEQIEDTPSSPWYKLTNGTLSPPRHVSAFQPDSSYLKKATIPSPPVLIVNPQPKKSISSEWCGSSDTSGSPPSTIGSPPGSSAFSPPKSAFSPLNPTSAFSPPSNSGSSDPESPTHRSKFPSMGIGQILKKKVQLQPFTFRPEQVVEEVVSPPPYPMQTLLCASGALKTLC is encoded by the exons ATGCCAGTTGCGGACAGCGACATGGTTGTGGACAACAGCCACGGGTTATATGAGGGGAAAACCCCAAGCAGTGCCGGGAGTGACAGCGTCCTCCCGGCTTCTCTGAGCAGTCCTGCAGCTGACATCCTGAAGAACTTCTACCACACCAAAAGGGTCGGGAACTATTTGATCGGGAGGAAGCTGGGAGAAGGCTCCTTCGCCAAAGTTAGAGAGGGTCTCCACGCGTTAACCGGGGAAAAG GTGGCAGTGAAGGTGATCGACAAGCGGAAGGCCAAGAAGGACTCATATGTGACCAAGAACCTGCGGCGCGAGGGCCACATCCAACAGATGATCCGCCACCCCAACATCACGCAGCTGCTGGACATCTTGGAGACGGAGAACAGCTACTACCTGGTGATGGAGCTGTGTCCCGGTGGCAACCTCATGAACCGCATCTACGACAAGAAGCGCCTGGACGAGAGGGAGACTCAGAAATACATCCGGCAGTTGGTGTTGGCAGTGGAGCACTTGCACAGAGCGGGCGTGGTGCacag AGATCTGAAGATAGAAAATCTCCTGTTGGATGAGCAGGACAACATAAAGCTCATAG ATTTTGGCCTCAGTAACTGCGCTGGCATCCTGGGATACTCAGACCCCTTCAGCACCCAGTGTGGAAGTCCAGCCTACGCCGCCCCAGAGCTGCTTTCTAGGAAGAAGTACGGGCCAAAGGTGGACGTCTGGTCAAT TGGTGTGAATATGTACGCAATGCTGACTGGGACTCTGCCCTTCACCGTGGAGCCCTTCAGCCTTCGAGCTCTGCACCAGAAGATGGTGGACAAGGAGATGAACCCTCTACCTCCCTCGCTCTCTACTG CTGCCATCTGTCTTCTAAAGAAGCTTCTTGAGCCAGACCCCAACAAGCGTCCAAATATCCATCAGGTGATGGCCGACTCCTGGCTACAGCTGGCCAACAAGAACACAGGGGCTCCATACCTCAACAG GATCCACATTGAAGAAATAAACCACACAGTGTTGCTGCACATGACAGAGAAGATGGGATACAAGCACAGTGAGGTTCTCAGTGCTGTCCTCACCAATCGCGCCTGCCACACTTTGGCCGTCTATTTCCTCctaaacaagaaaatgaagagaCTCTCCAAAGAGTACAGG GAGATGCAGTTCCAGGAAAAGAAGAAgggagaaaagcagaaaaatgaataCTTCCAGACCCAGTGGAGAAAGCATGTCGACAAGCTGACCATCCCCCCAAAACAGACACCTGTCTACCTGGCTGTCAGCAAGGGGCCCAGCAAGGAGAAGAAACATCGAACAG GTCTTTTGCGTGCCATAACTGGTGGCCATCGTAATTCACCTCTGGCACCACCTGGCACAGTTGCTTCTTCTTCTATGGAATATCTAGAGATCCATCCTCTCTTTCCCAACACGCCACAACAGCGGAGACGCTTGGCCACTCTGCCGCAAGTCAACACGAGCCCAGAACACAATATTCCCGCTCCACCAGCACCATCACCGATCGGCATGCATTCCTTCGGCTCGCTCTCCAAAGCCGAACAAATTGAAGACACCCCGTCTTCACCCTGGTACAAGCTGACAAACGGGACTCTGTCTCCGCCCCGCCACGTCTCTGCCTTCCAACCCGACTCTTCTTACTTGAAAAAGGCCACAATCCCCAGTCCCCCTGTCCTCATTGTCAACCCGCAGCCGAAGAAGAGCATCTCGTCAGAGTGGTGCGGTTCTTCGGACACCAGTGGCAGCCCCCCCAGCACCATAGGAAGCCCACCCGGCAGTTCGGCTTTCAGCCCACCGAAGTCTGCCTTCAGTCCCCTCAACCCCACCTCAGCATTCAGTCCTCCATCCAACAGCGGTAGCAGTGATCCTGAGAGCCCAACACACCGCAGCAAGTTCCCCTCTATGGGCATTGGGCAGATCCTGAAGAAGAAGGTCCAGCTGCAGCCATTTACATTCCGACCAGAACAAGTTGTTGAGGAAGTCGTTTCCCCACCTCCCTACCCCATGCAGACTCTTCTCTGTGCTTCGGGTGCATTAAAGACTCTCTGCTGA